TGCCAAGACCTATCGAATCGAAAACCATGCGTATAGGGCCTGCTTTACGTCACGACATCGTCATCGACTTTTCCAAATACCGCCTCGGCGAATCGCTGTATCTGGCCAACCGTATGGAAGCCCGCGAAGACGGCGCCGGCTGGACCGGCCGCGAACTGGAAGACGACGACCTGATCATGCGCTTCGACGTAGTACCCGCCAAAGGTCCCGATCACAGCCGCATCCCCGAAAAAATGCGCGAATTACCAACAATCAACATGTCGGAAGTTCGCAGAGAACGCCTGTTCGTATTCGATTACGACAACGGTTTATGGACCATCAACGGCAAGTTAATGGATCCCAACCGCTCGGATGCCAAAATCGAACAGGGTAGCGCTGAAATATGGACTTTCCGGAATGCCGGCAGCTCCTGGATGCATCCTATCCATAGTCATTTCGAGGAATTCCAGATCCTGGAAGTCAACGGCAAACCGGTGGATCGTAACGATGTCAATCATGCCCGTAAGGACGTGATCATGCTCGGACCGAACGAAGAAGTGAAGTTTTTCGGGCGCTGGCGCGATTTCCTAGGCAAACACGTCATGCATTGTCACAACGTGGTTCACGAAGACCATGCCATGATGATCCGCTGGGATATTGTCGAACCTGGTCAAGGCGATTAACGCTAGCTTTTAAAACTAACCGAATTTGATTTATCCGAGGTCATTATGAACACTGAACAATCCCGGTATACAGCCAATTCAATTTCCCGGCTGGAACTCAGAAACCTGTTATTGCAGGCCTTTTTACCACCGCCCACGCAAGGACGTGGCGGCAACCAATTTCCTAACGTCCCTGTAACGTCGCATGAAGGACGGACCTACCAATTCCACAGCGAGTTGATCAGCAACAAGGTGGTTATGGTGCAGTTTATGTCCCTGGACAGCCAGCAGCATTTCCCTACGCTACAACATATGGCGCAAGTTGCGTATCGCCTGGGTGAAAAATTAGGCAAGGAAGTGAACATTTATTCAATTACCACCAAACCGGAAGCCGATAGCGTTGAAAGGCTCGCGGAGTATGCTCGAGAGCATGATCTGCCATCGGGTTGGCTGCTGCTTCGCCCCACAAGTGGCGATTCACAAGCCATCAGCGATCGCTTCGCCAAACACTTGACGCGTCATCACCATCACAGCGGCATCAATACCCGCATGGTGCATTACGGCAATGGCGGCGTGGGTATCTGGGGCGCATTCGCTGTCGATGCCGACCCAGACATGGCACTTAGCCGCGTGAGCTGGTTACAACCCGGCAAAATAGCACGCGACGAGATGAAGCGCGCCGGCCCCATAGCGTTGACCCGTCCCGACAAGGACGTCAATAGCAACCGCGATGTTTAATCCCACTTCGGCCAAGTCGAAGCTAAGTTAAGGAATGGAGTTGAATCATGTTAAAACAAACACTAAATCATAGCCGCCTGGCCATCGCCGTGACGGTCGCCTTGTCCGGCGTGGGTGCGGCTCATGCCGCGGCGGATTGCGTCATGCCGCAGCCCCGGCCGCCTCAAGCGCAGGAATCGGTCTCGGCTGACGGTAAAACCACAACCATCATCACCCCCGAAAACACGATCTTTGCAGCT
This sequence is a window from Methylomonas methanica MC09. Protein-coding genes within it:
- a CDS encoding SCO family protein; protein product: MNTEQSRYTANSISRLELRNLLLQAFLPPPTQGRGGNQFPNVPVTSHEGRTYQFHSELISNKVVMVQFMSLDSQQHFPTLQHMAQVAYRLGEKLGKEVNIYSITTKPEADSVERLAEYAREHDLPSGWLLLRPTSGDSQAISDRFAKHLTRHHHHSGINTRMVHYGNGGVGIWGAFAVDADPDMALSRVSWLQPGKIARDEMKRAGPIALTRPDKDVNSNRDV